One Panicum virgatum strain AP13 chromosome 3N, P.virgatum_v5, whole genome shotgun sequence DNA segment encodes these proteins:
- the LOC120667159 gene encoding AAA-ATPase ASD, mitochondrial-like, producing the protein MAGMDKWTGLGSALASFLFLWSVVQSHLPVAFRHRLSTWANKLASLFSPYLHVTISEYGAERFNRSDLFLAVEAYLSDACARHARRLKAELGKDSKNLQVSVDDNDEVTDTFNGVTIWWYAAKKLQRSQVISFYPGEDERRFYQVVFHRRHRDLVVGSYLPHVLEEGRAVTVRNRQRRLFTNNPSSGWNPYRSGKGVWSHVPFEHPATFDTLAMDPADKEAIVDDLEAFRDAKDYYAKVGKAWKRGYLLYGPPGTGKSTMIAAMANFLDYDVYDLELTSVKNNTELRKLFIETTGKSIIVIEDIDCSIDLTGKRKDKKAAEKKSSEDEADGKPKLPTDADKDDGTKVTLSGLLNFIDGLWSACGGERIIIFTTNHKDKLDPALIRRGRMDKHIEMSYCSFEAFKVLANNYLDITEHELFGEIRRLLEETDMSPADVAENLMPMSKKKKRDNNACLAGLVEALKKAKEEAAEAEAKAKAEAEAKEAKEKEEAEAKKGQAEDQGDKDKTSEG; encoded by the coding sequence ATGGCGGGCATGGACAAGTGGACCGGGTTGGGGTCGGCGCTGGCCAGCTTCCTCTTCCTCTGGTCCGTGGTGCAGAGCCACCTCCCGGTGGCCTTCCGCCACCGCCTCTCCACCTGGGCCAACAAGCTCGCCTCCTTGTTCAGCCCCTACCTCCACGTCACCATCTCCGAGTATGGCGCCGAGCGCTTCAACCGCAGCGACCTGTTCCTCGCCGTCGAGGCCTACCTCTCCGACGCCTGCGcccgccacgcgcgccgcctCAAGGCTGAGCTCGGCAAGGACAGCAAGAACCTCCAGGTCTCCGTCGACGACAACGACGAGGTCACCGACACCTTCAACGGCGTCACGATCTGGTGGTACGCCGCCAAGAAGCTCCAGAGGTCCCAGGTCATCAGCTTCTACCCCGGCGAGGACGAGCGCCGCTTCTACCAGGTCGTCTTCCACCGGCGCCACCGCGACCTCGTCGTCGGCTCCTACCTGCCCCACGTCCTCGAGGAGGGCCGCGCCGTCACCGTCCGGAACCGGCAGCGCCGCCTCTTCACCAACAACCCCAGCAGCGGCTGGAACCCCTACCGCAGCGGCAAGGGCGTCTGGAGCCACGTCCCGTTCGAGCACCCGGCCACCTTCGACACGCTCGCCATGGACCCCGCCGACAAGGAGGCCATCGTTGACGACCTCGAGGCGTTCCGGGACGCCAAGGACTACTACGCCAAGGTCGGCAAGGCGTGGAAGCGCGGGTACCTGCTGTACGGCCCCCCGGGCACCGGCAAGTCCACTATGATCGCCGCCATGGCCAACTTCCTTGACTACGACGTCTACGACCTCGAGCTCACGTCGGTGAAGAACAACACCGAGCTGCGCAAGCTCTTCATCGAGACCACCGGCAAGTCCATCATCGTCATCGAGGACATCGACTGCTCCATCGACCTCACCGGCAAGCGCAAGGATAAGAAGGCGGCGGAGAAGAAGTCATCGGAGGACGAGGCCGACGGCAAGCCCAAGCTGCCGACGGACGCCGACAAGGACGACGGCACCAAGGTCACGCTCTCGGGGCTGCTCAACTTCATCGACGGCCTCTggtcggcgtgcggcggcgagcgcatCATCATCTTCACCACCAACCACAAGGACAAGCTGGACCCGGCGCTGATCCGGCGAGGCAGGATGGACAAGCACATCGAGATGTCCTACTGCAGCTTCGAGGCCTTCAAGGTGCTCGCCAACAACTACCTGGACATCACCGAGCACGAGCTCTTCGGCGAGATTCGGCGCCTGCTCGAGGAGACCGACATGTCGCCGGCGGACGTGGCCGAGAACCTGATGCCCAtgtccaagaagaagaagagggacaaCAACGCGTGCCTGGCGGGGCTAGTGGAGGCTCTGAAGAAGgccaaggaggaggcggcggaggcggaggctaaggccaaggcggaggcggaggccaaGGAAGCCAaggaaaaggaggaggcagaggcgaAGAAAGGCCAAGCAGAAGACCAAGGGGACAAGGACAAAACGTCGGAGGGATAG
- the LOC120667158 gene encoding 1,4-dihydroxy-2-naphthoyl-CoA thioesterase 1-like — MDAHRRQSSSSTTTGGGTNNNKTAELDPVLHSIGFEIEEVSPSQLTGRLPVTGRCCQPFKVLHGGVSALVAEGLASMGAHMASGYRRVAGVSLSINHFRSAAVGDVVLARAAPVHVGRSTQVWEVKLWKEDPSAPGKQGPQISESRVTLLCNLPVPESLKNAGDAFKKYAAASSSRL, encoded by the exons ATGGATGCTCACCGgcggcagagcagcagcagcaccaccaccggTGGTGGTACTAATAATAATAAGACGGCTGAGCTCGACCCTGTGCTCCACTCGATCGGCTTCGAGATCGAGGAGGTGTCGCCGTCGCAGCTGACGGGCCGGCTCCCCGTCACCGGCAGGTGCTGCCAGCCCTTCAAggtgctccacggcggcgtctcCGCCCTCGTCGCCGAGGGCCTGGCCAGCATGGGCGCCCACATGGCCTCGGGCTACCGCCGCGTCGCCGGAGTCAGCCTCAGCATCAACCACttccgcagcgccgccgtgggggacgtcgtcctcgcccgcgccgccccagTCCACGTCGGACGCTCAACCCAg GTGTGGGAGGTGAAGCTGTGGAAGGAGGACCCGTCGGCGCCGGGGAAGCAGGGTCCTCAGATCTCGGAGTCGAGGGTGACGCTGCTCTGCAACCTACCCGTGCCGGAGAGCCTCAAGAACGCCGGCGACGCGTTCAAGAAGTACGCagccgccagcagcagcagattgtag
- the LOC120668089 gene encoding protein NUCLEAR FUSION DEFECTIVE 4-like, whose protein sequence is SPSGFRFRFRLLRPPPRARTRWSALAASALIQCCAGSSYCFGVYSPALKASQRYDQSALDAVAFFKDVGANAGVLSGFLAAWAPAGRRRPWLVLLAGAVLCAAGYLPMWLAVAGIAPAPLPLMCVYMLLAAQAQTFFNTADVVSAVENFPDRRGTLIGIMKGFLGLSGAILVQLYRTLHIDPTRFILMLAILPTAITLLLMYFVDVHNTHERYNKKFLDAFSLIAVTVATYLMIIIICDQVFTIRSAVQSVCFVILLLLVLSPVAVALKAQKPESMQHEESTSEQRIGLLREEVAEGSDSAGSSTALGGSNLDLSAGKENLNVLQAMGKLNFWLLFLAMACGMGSGLATVNNISQIGGSLGYTSKETSTLVSLWSIWNFSGRFGAGFISDHFLRQRGVGRPFFIGATLLIMSVGHVIISSGLAASLYIGSVLVGLCYGCQWALMPSITSEIFGLNHFGTIFNMVAVASPVGSYILSVRVVGYIYDMESPPDEHACQGKHCFALSFFIMACVCLFGSAVAFVLFIRTRKFYRQVVYARLKSFLEK, encoded by the exons TCCCCTTCCGGATTCCGTTTCCGATTccgcctgctccggccgccgccacgggcgcGGACGCGCTGGTCGGCCCTGGCCGCCAGCGCGCTCATCCAGTGCTGCGCGGGGAGCTCCTACTGCTTCGGCGTCTACTCCCCGGCGCTCAAGGCCTCCCAGCGCTACGACCAGTCCGCGCTCGACGCCGTCGCCTTCTTCAAGGACGTCGGCGCCAACGCCGGCGTCCTCTCGGGCTTCCTCGCCGCGTGGGCGCCCGCGGGAAGGCGCCGCCCatggctcgtcctcctcgcggGAGCcgtcctctgcgccgccgggtACCTCCCCATgtggctcgccgtcgccgggatcgcgcccgcgccgctcccGCTCATGTGCGTCTACATGCTGCTCGCCGCGCAGGCGCAGACCTTCTTCAACACCGCCGATGTCGTATCCGCCGTCGAGAACTTCCCCGATCGCCGAGGCACATTAATCGGCATCATGAAG GGTTTTCTAGGCCTAAGTGGGGCAATACTTGTCCAATTATACCGCACTCTCCATATTGATCCTACCAGGTTCATACTGATGCTGGCAATTTTGCCCACGGCCATCACTTTGTTGCTCATGTATTTTGTCGACGTCCACAACACACATGAACGGTACAACAAGAAGTTCCTAGATGCTTTCTCTCTCATCGCTGTTACTGTTGCCACATACCTAATGATCATCATAATCTGTGATCAAGTGTTCACGATAAGGTCAGCTGTGCAGAGTGTTTGTTTTGTGATACTCCTGCTGCTAGTCTTATCTCCAGTAGCCGTTGCTCTAAAGGCCCAGAAGCCAGAATCAATGCAGCATGAGGAATCAACTTCAGAACAAAGAATCGGATTGCTCCGGGAAGAGGTGGCAGAGGGATCTGACAGTGCCGGCTCAAGTACTGCACTCGGGGGATCTAACCTAGACCTGTCAGCAGGCAAAGAAAACCTGAATGTGCTACAGGCCATGGGCAAACTGAACTTCTGGTTGCTCTTCCTAGCAATGGCTTGCGGGATGGGATCGGGTCTGGCCACGGTGAACAATATCAGCCAGATCGGCGGCTCCCTTGGTTACACGAGCAAGGAGACCAGTACACTGGTGTCGCTCTGGAGCATCTGGAACTTCTCAGGGAGGTTTGGCGCAGGATTCATCTCGGACCATTTCCTTCGCCAGCGAGGAGTTGGTAGGCCATTCTTCATAGGCGCCACGCTATTGATCATGAGTGTGGGTCAtgtcatcatctcctccggccTTGCTGCATCGCTCTACATCGGCTCCGTGCTAGTTGGCCTGTGCTATGGGTGCCAGTGGGCGCTTATGCCGAGCATAACGTCTGAGATCTTCGGGCTGAACCACTTTGGCACCATCTTCAACATGGTGGCCGTTGCAAGCCCCGTTGGGTCTTACATCCTCTCGGTCCGGGTTGTGGGTTACATATATGACATGGAGTCGCCACCTGATGAGCATGCCTGCCAAGGTAAGCACTGCTTTGCGCTATCTTTTTTTATCATGGCCTGTGTGTGCTTGTTTGGGTCTGCCGTTGCATTTGTGCTGTTCATCAGAACGAGGAAGTTCTATAGGCAGGTGGTATACGCAAGGTTGAAGTCTTTCCTTGAGAAATGA